One genomic region from Microcystis panniformis FACHB-1757 encodes:
- a CDS encoding type II toxin-antitoxin system HicB family antitoxin yields MSTSNKTKLESLEFYFGLKYPITIYPDDDGGYVSEIKDLPGCFTQGETIEETLISKQ; encoded by the coding sequence ATGAGTACAAGTAATAAAACTAAGCTTGAATCATTAGAGTTTTATTTTGGATTAAAATATCCAATAACAATTTATCCTGATGATGACGGGGGATATGTATCGGAAATTAAAGACCTTCCGGGATGTTTCACTCAGGGAGAAACCATAGAGGAAACCTTAATCAGTAAACAGTAA
- a CDS encoding serine O-acetyltransferase yields the protein MKSFFRKLFFYVGILWLSPLIIAFQVANNRELILGDVRRWVELLGREKRADWLQLLALCLEAKEFRNLYYCRLFQGGSFSRFFMYILRFFYRESSYLFLDSSCSIGKGLFIQHGFSTIVMADLGDNCWINQQVTIGYKDKSGRPKIGNNVRITAGAKVLGNITIGDNVTVGANSVVVKDVPPNCVVVGIPARIIKRDGVTVDEKL from the coding sequence ATGAAAAGTTTCTTCCGAAAATTATTTTTCTATGTGGGTATTCTTTGGCTCTCACCCTTAATCATTGCTTTTCAGGTAGCTAACAATCGAGAACTTATCTTAGGTGATGTGCGGCGTTGGGTAGAGTTATTAGGCCGGGAAAAAAGAGCAGATTGGTTACAATTGTTAGCTCTGTGTCTGGAGGCAAAAGAATTTAGAAATTTATATTATTGTCGTCTTTTTCAAGGTGGTTCATTCAGCCGTTTTTTTATGTATATTCTTAGGTTTTTCTATCGAGAAAGTTCCTATTTATTTCTAGATTCTTCCTGTTCGATTGGCAAAGGATTATTTATTCAACACGGTTTTAGTACGATTGTTATGGCGGATTTGGGCGATAACTGTTGGATTAATCAACAGGTAACAATTGGCTATAAAGATAAAAGCGGTCGCCCCAAAATTGGCAATAATGTCAGGATTACCGCCGGTGCTAAAGTCTTGGGAAACATTACCATCGGCGATAATGTCACCGTGGGCGCAAATTCAGTGGTAGTCAAAGATGTTCCACCTAATTGTGTGGTGGTGGGTATTCCCGCTCGTATTATTAAACGGGACGGCGTTACAGTAGATGAAAAATTATAA
- a CDS encoding DUF1824 family protein: MSMEEALKLLKEYGCIQLKIAQSPEEEEALRQAILLVNQGSESINLGICADNNEEGFKALKSYLQALGYPLPNSLPEDHPEQGAVYIKYNTQRQASYLDSYTGTYRGVLVSCQSENDQLVGTYGHFPLDLFS; the protein is encoded by the coding sequence ATGTCTATGGAAGAAGCCTTGAAACTCCTAAAAGAATATGGATGTATTCAACTAAAAATTGCCCAATCCCCCGAAGAAGAAGAAGCTCTAAGACAGGCAATTTTATTAGTTAACCAAGGTTCGGAATCAATTAATTTAGGTATCTGTGCCGATAACAATGAAGAGGGATTTAAAGCCCTGAAAAGTTATCTACAAGCCCTGGGATACCCCTTACCTAATAGTCTCCCAGAAGACCACCCAGAACAGGGAGCGGTGTATATTAAATACAATACCCAAAGACAAGCTTCCTATCTCGATTCCTATACGGGAACCTATCGCGGTGTCCTGGTTTCTTGTCAGTCAGAAAATGATCAATTAGTCGGTACTTATGGTCACTTTCCCCTCGATTTATTCTCTTAA
- a CDS encoding RNA recognition motif domain-containing protein, with translation MTIYVGNLVYDVTTDDLKEVFAEYGTVSRVYLPVDRETGKMRGFGFVEMSSDEEEAKAIETLDGAEWMGRQMKVNKARPKEDNFGGGGRGERKNFGRRER, from the coding sequence ATGACGATTTACGTTGGTAATCTGGTTTATGACGTCACGACAGATGACTTGAAAGAGGTATTCGCTGAATACGGCACAGTTAGTCGCGTTTACTTGCCCGTAGATCGGGAAACGGGTAAAATGCGCGGTTTTGGTTTTGTGGAAATGTCCTCCGATGAGGAAGAAGCAAAAGCGATCGAAACTCTTGACGGGGCCGAATGGATGGGACGACAGATGAAAGTCAATAAAGCTCGTCCCAAAGAAGATAATTTTGGCGGTGGTGGCCGCGGTGAGCGCAAAAATTTCGGTCGCCGCGAACGTTAA
- the ispD gene encoding 2-C-methyl-D-erythritol 4-phosphate cytidylyltransferase: protein MYLLIPAAGMGKRMGSDRNKLLLTLHGKPLLAWTLLAAMESRAIIWIGIMAQPEDFEEIRTIITPINALKPVQIIQGGETRQKSVYNGLQALPEGAETVLIHDGARCLATPELFDRCAAALATCQGFIAAIPVKDTIKIVDSKGWIEDTPDRSQLWAAQTPQGFQVKLLKECHEQGRKLDWEVTDDAALLEKCGFPVKIVVGEETNLKITTPGDLAIAEYILSQRL, encoded by the coding sequence ATGTATTTGTTAATTCCAGCAGCGGGAATGGGTAAACGGATGGGCAGCGATCGCAATAAGTTACTGCTCACCCTGCACGGAAAACCTCTCCTGGCTTGGACTTTGCTGGCTGCCATGGAATCGAGGGCAATTATCTGGATTGGCATCATGGCACAACCGGAAGACTTTGAGGAGATCCGAACAATTATCACCCCTATAAATGCCCTTAAACCCGTGCAAATCATCCAAGGAGGTGAAACCAGACAAAAATCGGTTTACAATGGCTTACAAGCCCTACCAGAGGGGGCTGAGACGGTTTTAATTCACGATGGGGCGCGCTGTTTAGCCACTCCCGAATTATTCGATCGCTGTGCCGCCGCTTTAGCCACTTGTCAGGGTTTCATTGCGGCGATTCCGGTGAAAGATACGATTAAAATTGTCGATAGCAAGGGCTGGATTGAGGATACACCGGATCGCTCGCAGTTGTGGGCGGCCCAAACGCCCCAGGGTTTTCAGGTAAAATTATTAAAAGAATGTCATGAACAGGGGCGAAAATTAGATTGGGAAGTCACCGACGATGCCGCCTTATTAGAAAAATGTGGTTTTCCCGTCAAAATTGTCGTCGGTGAAGAAACTAACTTAAAAATTACTACCCCCGGAGATCTGGCAATTGCCGAATATATTTTAAGTCAACGTTTATAA
- a CDS encoding glycosyltransferase, producing MSTTLQFFPEVSVIVPIYNGEKDLPPLIDCLAKQTYPRQLVEYILVDNNSSDRTAELLGKAAEEQRGLNLIILSENQIQSSYAARNKGIKSARYPFLAFTDADCRPAPQWLTELIQPFSDPNIGLVVGEIAALTGSTCLEKYAERRNFMSPKFLLEHSFCPYGQTANLAIRREAFQKVGLFRPYLTTGGDADICWRIQQQTDWQLTYAPEAIIYHRHRSTLEDLRSQLKRYGRSNRYLHELYGVELMRPLTNQELFFTLGRWLLKELPKNTLKLLFGKADLVDLLATPLDLIGFQSRSQGQATAKLPEKAKEIEWL from the coding sequence ATGTCAACTACCTTGCAGTTCTTTCCCGAAGTATCCGTGATCGTGCCAATTTATAACGGAGAGAAAGATCTACCCCCTCTCATTGATTGTTTAGCCAAACAGACCTATCCCCGTCAATTAGTTGAATATATTTTAGTTGATAATAATAGTAGCGATCGCACGGCAGAATTATTAGGAAAGGCAGCAGAAGAACAGCGGGGACTGAACCTGATCATTTTAAGCGAAAATCAGATACAAAGCTCCTACGCTGCTCGCAACAAAGGGATCAAAAGCGCTCGTTATCCTTTTCTGGCCTTTACCGATGCCGATTGTCGTCCCGCACCGCAATGGTTGACAGAATTGATCCAACCCTTTAGTGATCCTAACATCGGTCTGGTAGTGGGTGAAATTGCTGCCTTAACTGGTTCCACTTGCTTGGAAAAGTATGCAGAACGTCGTAACTTTATGTCACCAAAATTTCTTTTAGAACATTCTTTTTGTCCCTACGGTCAAACTGCTAACCTCGCTATTCGTCGAGAAGCTTTTCAAAAAGTTGGTTTATTTCGTCCTTATTTAACTACCGGTGGTGATGCCGATATCTGTTGGCGTATTCAACAACAAACCGACTGGCAATTAACCTACGCACCAGAGGCAATTATTTACCATCGTCATCGTTCTACCTTAGAAGACTTAAGAAGTCAATTAAAACGTTATGGGCGCTCGAATCGCTATCTTCACGAATTGTATGGTGTCGAATTGATGCGACCTTTAACCAATCAAGAGTTATTTTTTACTCTCGGTCGTTGGTTATTAAAAGAGCTACCAAAAAATACTCTCAAGTTACTGTTTGGTAAAGCAGATTTAGTAGATTTATTGGCTACTCCCCTCGATTTAATTGGGTTTCAGTCCCGCAGCCAAGGACAAGCCACGGCTAAACTACCCGAAAAAGCTAAAGAAATCGAATGGCTTTAA